One window of the Chryseobacterium sp. CY350 genome contains the following:
- a CDS encoding DUF2971 domain-containing protein, translating to MKVYKYRSIEKDVFERDFETIKNNSFYSSNYTMLNDPFDIYFNEEISQLIKILKILFPFKELDNFETQFKEVLNFKEEIGVYCLSTDFLNEQLWAYYASSYSGYCIEYDLEKLVDKGQNFDFQYQFKVDYKDNIPTLGVEDMSNLQNNFIKKMFATKKSTWQHEKEVRLIFDKYGMKKFHQSSITGIYFGIKTPDIIKESFYRLFKDMDVKFYEVFPSNFELDFKLINETKRKLLHNIDKFEFEILQHRMNVSHESYYIFYKGSENESVLKEFILSFEEKFCNKENYTLYLYNNKIVKDILDVYPKNDEQHVTLAESLITYVDNDSENIVFYPYKDFKYDEIIKNK from the coding sequence ATGAAAGTTTATAAATATAGATCAATAGAAAAGGATGTTTTTGAAAGAGATTTTGAAACTATTAAGAATAATTCTTTCTATTCATCAAATTATACAATGTTGAATGACCCTTTTGATATTTATTTTAATGAAGAAATATCTCAATTAATAAAAATATTAAAGATTTTGTTCCCATTTAAAGAGTTAGATAATTTTGAAACTCAGTTTAAAGAAGTTTTAAATTTTAAAGAAGAAATAGGTGTTTATTGTTTGAGTACAGATTTTTTAAATGAACAATTATGGGCTTACTATGCAAGTTCATATTCAGGATATTGTATAGAATATGATTTAGAGAAATTAGTTGATAAAGGTCAAAACTTTGATTTTCAATATCAGTTTAAGGTTGATTATAAAGATAATATTCCAACATTAGGTGTGGAAGATATGAGCAACTTACAGAATAATTTTATCAAAAAAATGTTTGCCACAAAAAAATCTACATGGCAACATGAAAAGGAAGTTAGATTGATTTTTGATAAATATGGAATGAAAAAGTTTCATCAATCATCAATCACAGGAATTTATTTTGGAATAAAAACTCCAGATATAATCAAAGAGTCTTTTTATAGACTTTTTAAAGATATGGATGTTAAATTTTATGAAGTATTTCCTTCAAATTTTGAATTGGATTTTAAATTAATAAATGAAACTAAAAGAAAACTATTACATAACATAGATAAGTTCGAATTTGAGATTTTACAACATAGAATGAATGTATCTCACGAATCATATTATATCTTTTATAAAGGCTCTGAAAATGAAAGTGTTTTGAAAGAATTTATTTTAAGCTTTGAAGAAAAATTTTGTAATAAAGAAAATTACACACTATATCTGTACAACAATAAAATTGTTAAAGATATTTTAGATGTTTATCCAAAAAATGATGAGCAACATGTTACACTTGCTGAATCTTTAATTACCTATGTTGATAATGATAGTGAAAATATTGTTTTTTATCCTTACAAAGATTTTAAATATGATGAAATAATTAAGAACAAATGA
- a CDS encoding metallophosphoesterase family protein, with product MKRTLVVGDIHGGFKALKQVLERADVTENDKLIFLGDYVDGWSESSQISQFLIELSKKQECVFIKGNHDAWAEDWLSLGTDPDVWLLNGGQSTVNSYSDYSLEVLEIHLKFFQKMKNYYVDQENRLFIHAGYSSMHGPEKEVYTSNYRWDRTLWETAVAMDKKLEKNSNLYPKRLLLYKEIFIGHTPTLHLGIQTPVNKANIWNLDTGAAFTGALSIMNIDTKQFWQSDPLPSLYPNEKGRNNYNVKLK from the coding sequence ATGAAAAGAACATTAGTAGTCGGTGACATTCACGGAGGATTCAAAGCTTTGAAACAGGTTTTGGAAAGAGCCGATGTCACCGAAAATGATAAATTGATTTTCTTGGGAGATTATGTGGACGGTTGGAGCGAATCTTCCCAAATCAGCCAGTTTTTAATAGAACTTTCCAAAAAGCAGGAATGTGTTTTCATAAAAGGAAATCACGATGCATGGGCAGAAGATTGGCTTTCACTCGGCACTGATCCTGATGTTTGGCTTTTAAATGGTGGACAAAGTACTGTAAACAGCTATTCTGATTATTCATTAGAAGTTTTGGAAATTCATCTGAAGTTTTTTCAAAAAATGAAAAATTATTATGTTGACCAAGAAAATCGTTTGTTTATTCACGCGGGTTATTCCTCAATGCATGGTCCTGAAAAGGAAGTCTATACAAGTAATTACCGATGGGACAGAACACTTTGGGAAACAGCGGTAGCAATGGATAAGAAATTAGAAAAGAATTCAAATTTATATCCGAAAAGGCTGCTTTTATATAAAGAAATTTTTATCGGTCATACTCCAACTTTACATTTAGGAATACAAACTCCTGTCAATAAAGCCAATATCTGGAATCTTGATACAGGCGCAGCTTTCACAGGAGCTTTATCAATAATGAATATTGATACAAAACAATTCTGGCAGAGCGATCCGCTTCCTTCTTTATATCCAAACGAAAAAGGAAGAAATAATTATAATGTTAAATTGAAATAA
- a CDS encoding TIGR02452 family protein, translating into MTNKEMAKDTLDILAKKYYINENNEKINIENELEISKKETVLFSSEELSEMTKNELPKADFETTFETRNCSSLKAILKLSEEENQEKLMCLNFASSKNPGGGFINGAEAQEESLARTSALYETQLQADDYYKTHRAMKSCFYTDMMIYSPKVPVFRKEKGELLVKPVLCNFITSPAVNAGVVKQQEPERVSEIFGAMDVRMDKMLSLALHQGNETLILGAWGCGVFKNDPREIAELFKKHLHGKYKNKFERVVFAVLTKKEEMIKPFEEIIV; encoded by the coding sequence ATGACAAATAAAGAAATGGCAAAAGATACATTAGACATCTTAGCCAAGAAATATTATATAAACGAAAACAACGAAAAAATAAATATAGAAAACGAACTGGAAATCTCTAAAAAAGAAACCGTATTGTTTTCATCTGAAGAACTTTCGGAAATGACGAAAAATGAACTTCCGAAAGCCGATTTTGAAACAACATTTGAAACTAGGAACTGCAGTTCATTAAAAGCAATTTTAAAATTATCCGAAGAAGAAAATCAGGAAAAATTAATGTGTCTGAATTTCGCATCATCAAAAAATCCGGGCGGTGGTTTTATCAACGGAGCGGAAGCACAGGAAGAAAGTTTGGCAAGAACTTCTGCGCTGTATGAAACACAGCTTCAGGCAGATGATTATTATAAAACTCATCGTGCAATGAAGTCCTGTTTTTATACTGATATGATGATTTACAGTCCAAAGGTTCCGGTTTTTAGAAAAGAAAAAGGAGAATTGCTGGTTAAACCTGTTCTGTGCAATTTCATTACTTCTCCTGCCGTAAATGCAGGTGTTGTAAAGCAACAGGAACCGGAAAGAGTGAGTGAGATTTTCGGAGCAATGGATGTGAGAATGGATAAAATGCTGTCTTTAGCTTTACATCAAGGAAACGAAACATTGATTTTAGGAGCTTGGGGATGTGGTGTTTTTAAAAATGATCCGAGAGAAATTGCAGAATTATTTAAAAAGCATCTTCACGGAAAGTATAAAAATAAATTTGAAAGAGTGGTTTTTGCAGTTCTGACGAAGAAAGAAGAAATGATAAAACCGTTTGAAGAAATTATTGTATAA
- a CDS encoding ADP-ribosylglycohydrolase family protein, which yields MENIVKAGIFGVCIGDALGVPVEFRSREQLKRSPVTKMRALGTHHQPAGTWSDDGSLTLCLADSLCKGYDLEDISTKFLQWYNAEIWTPHGRVFDIGIATLQAIHRISKGTSPTLCGGTSEFNNGNGSLMRVLPLLFYIKDFPIEKRFEITKDVSSITHGHIRSALACFIYLELALEILTGKDKWDAYKTMQEKVRNFLVQNPICSQNEMDKFHRILELKVGEYDVAPLHILQEEEISSSGYVLHSLEASLWCFLNSESYSEAVLKAVNLGEDTDTTGAITGGIAGIYYGFEDIPEEWIAELVRKEDIENLCNKLEKKIMR from the coding sequence ATGGAAAATATTGTAAAAGCCGGAATATTCGGGGTTTGTATTGGTGATGCTTTGGGTGTTCCTGTGGAATTTAGAAGCCGTGAACAATTGAAACGTTCACCTGTTACAAAAATGAGAGCTTTAGGAACTCATCATCAACCTGCTGGAACGTGGAGTGATGATGGTTCTTTAACGTTATGTCTTGCGGATAGCCTTTGCAAAGGTTATGATTTGGAAGATATATCTACAAAATTCTTACAATGGTATAATGCCGAAATCTGGACTCCACACGGAAGAGTTTTCGATATTGGAATTGCTACTTTACAAGCGATTCACAGAATTAGCAAAGGAACTTCTCCAACATTATGCGGCGGAACCTCGGAGTTTAATAATGGCAATGGTTCTTTGATGAGAGTTTTGCCACTATTATTTTATATTAAAGATTTTCCAATTGAAAAGCGCTTTGAAATAACGAAAGATGTTTCTAGTATTACACATGGACATATTCGGTCTGCCTTGGCTTGTTTTATTTATTTGGAATTGGCTTTAGAAATTCTGACAGGAAAAGATAAATGGGACGCATATAAAACAATGCAGGAAAAAGTGCGAAACTTTTTGGTTCAGAATCCGATTTGTTCTCAAAATGAAATGGATAAATTCCACCGAATTTTAGAATTAAAAGTTGGTGAATACGATGTTGCTCCGTTACATATTTTGCAAGAGGAAGAAATAAGTTCTTCAGGCTACGTTCTTCACAGCCTAGAAGCCTCTTTATGGTGTTTCCTAAACTCGGAAAGTTATTCAGAAGCAGTTTTGAAAGCAGTCAATTTAGGAGAAGACACCGACACAACCGGAGCGATCACAGGTGGAATTGCAGGAATTTATTATGGTTTTGAAGATATTCCTGAAGAATGGATTGCTGAATTAGTGAGGAAGGAGGATATTGAAAACTTATGTAATAAATTAGAGAAAAAAATAATGAGATAA
- a CDS encoding NUDIX hydrolase, translated as MDSPKKLQDIKVAVDAVVFGYFDKKDLQILLIKRNIEPFKGGWALPGGLVLDDENLDDAVKRELYEEAGIKPDFLEQLYTFGNVGRDPRNRVVSVAYLGLVNPSYHELFADSDAEDAQWFSVNELPKLAFDHQIIIDIALKRLRTKIQYQPIGFNLLNDEFVFSELENLYKTIIGKEIDRRNFRKKIMSYGLLNETSQFKKEGSGRPGKLFTFNQEKYKELEEEGFYFEIK; from the coding sequence ATGGATTCTCCAAAAAAGTTACAGGATATAAAAGTTGCCGTTGATGCAGTTGTTTTCGGGTATTTTGACAAAAAAGATCTTCAGATTCTTTTAATAAAAAGGAATATTGAACCTTTCAAAGGCGGTTGGGCGCTACCTGGTGGTTTGGTTTTGGACGATGAAAATCTGGATGATGCCGTAAAAAGAGAATTGTACGAAGAAGCCGGCATAAAGCCCGATTTTCTTGAACAATTATATACTTTCGGAAATGTTGGGCGGGATCCAAGAAATAGAGTGGTTTCTGTGGCTTATTTAGGGCTTGTGAATCCTTCATACCATGAATTGTTTGCAGATTCTGATGCGGAAGATGCACAATGGTTCAGTGTCAATGAGCTTCCTAAATTAGCTTTTGATCATCAAATCATTATTGACATTGCGTTAAAAAGACTTCGTACAAAAATTCAATATCAGCCGATTGGTTTTAATCTTTTGAATGATGAGTTTGTATTTTCTGAATTGGAAAATCTCTATAAAACGATTATCGGAAAAGAAATCGACCGCCGAAATTTTAGAAAAAAAATCATGAGCTACGGACTTCTCAACGAAACTTCTCAATTTAAAAAAGAAGGCAGCGGCAGACCAGGAAAATTATTTACTTTCAATCAGGAGAAATATAAAGAGCTTGAAGAGGAAGGGTTTTATTTCGAAATTAAATAA
- a CDS encoding GLPGLI family protein has translation MRNITIILILFTLFSKSFAQIKISGQYIAHYRATMVLGKNNLKNENFTFIFGNSSSYFASDINYQSENSGEFGFGSYFPERFIFSDEKYHVSGKYVETSISYEERVVYKWKIEGQKKFVNGVYCQLATTVKYGRKWNAYFAKEYPFQLGPAKFGGLPGLIFEISDSTGEYKFVLEDLKKQDISLKINLENYKKLTKSDYLKARNNSEFSIASFPGMPIQQTREFEKKLEKLKEMNNNPLELKPFE, from the coding sequence ATGAGGAATATCACTATAATTCTTATTCTATTTACGCTTTTTAGTAAAAGTTTTGCCCAAATAAAAATATCTGGTCAATATATAGCTCACTACCGAGCCACAATGGTTTTGGGTAAAAATAACTTAAAAAATGAAAATTTCACTTTTATTTTTGGAAACTCCTCTTCTTATTTTGCATCTGATATAAATTACCAATCTGAAAATTCTGGAGAATTTGGTTTCGGAAGTTACTTTCCAGAACGATTTATTTTTTCTGATGAAAAATATCATGTCAGTGGAAAGTATGTAGAAACAAGTATTTCGTATGAGGAGCGAGTAGTCTATAAATGGAAAATCGAAGGTCAGAAAAAATTTGTGAATGGTGTTTATTGCCAGTTAGCCACGACAGTGAAATATGGGAGGAAATGGAATGCATATTTTGCGAAAGAATATCCTTTTCAGCTTGGCCCTGCGAAATTTGGAGGTTTGCCTGGACTTATATTTGAAATCTCGGATTCTACTGGAGAATATAAATTTGTCTTGGAAGATTTAAAAAAACAGGACATAAGTTTAAAAATAAATTTAGAAAATTATAAAAAACTTACAAAATCAGATTATCTCAAGGCAAGAAATAACTCAGAATTTTCAATCGCAAGTTTTCCTGGTATGCCGATACAGCAAACTCGGGAATTTGAGA
- a CDS encoding cupin-like domain-containing protein, translating into MGVILKPIDIVDDITQEEFREKYLKPRKPVVIKNMARKWPAYQKWTMDYVKEVVGDVTVPLYDSAKADPAAPINTPTTEMKFADYIDLIQKEPTDLRIFFFDPIKRANKLLEDYISPSDLMGGFLDKFPSMFFGGKGSVTFLHYDIDLAHIFHTHFNGRKHVLLFEQKWRDRLYKLPYATYSLEDFDISNPDFEKFPALDGVEGIECFLEHGDTLFMPTGWWHWMKYLDGSFSLSLRAWDKSWAVKANSLWNLAVQRNFDNVMKGRFKNRYMDWKEKKAVERANYALKKGLPKR; encoded by the coding sequence ATGGGGGTTATCTTAAAGCCTATAGATATTGTTGATGATATTACTCAGGAAGAGTTTCGTGAGAAATATCTAAAACCGAGAAAACCGGTGGTGATCAAAAATATGGCCAGAAAATGGCCGGCTTACCAAAAATGGACGATGGATTATGTGAAGGAAGTGGTGGGTGACGTTACAGTTCCTCTATATGACAGCGCAAAAGCTGATCCGGCGGCTCCTATTAACACTCCGACTACAGAAATGAAGTTTGCAGATTACATAGATCTGATTCAGAAAGAACCTACCGATCTTAGGATTTTCTTTTTTGATCCCATCAAACGTGCCAACAAATTACTGGAAGATTATATCTCTCCTTCAGACTTAATGGGAGGATTTTTAGATAAATTTCCCTCTATGTTTTTCGGAGGAAAAGGTTCAGTGACGTTTTTACATTACGATATTGATTTAGCGCATATCTTCCACACCCATTTCAACGGAAGAAAACACGTACTTCTTTTCGAACAGAAATGGAGAGACAGATTATACAAACTTCCTTACGCCACGTATTCTCTGGAAGATTTTGATATTTCGAATCCAGATTTTGAAAAATTCCCCGCTCTTGACGGAGTTGAAGGAATTGAGTGTTTCCTGGAACATGGTGATACTTTATTCATGCCTACAGGTTGGTGGCACTGGATGAAATATCTGGACGGAAGTTTCTCACTTTCTCTTCGTGCATGGGACAAATCTTGGGCGGTAAAAGCAAACTCGCTTTGGAATCTTGCAGTTCAGAGAAATTTTGACAATGTCATGAAGGGACGTTTCAAAAACAGATACATGGACTGGAAAGAGAAAAAAGCAGTCGAAAGAGCCAACTATGCTTTAAAAAAAGGTTTACCTAAAAGATAA
- the lepA gene encoding translation elongation factor 4 yields MKNIRNFCIIAHIDHGKSTLADRLLEYTNTVTQRELQSQTLDDMDLEKERGITIKSHAIQMDYELNGEKYILNLIDTPGHVDFSYEVSRSIAACEGALLIVDAAQSIQAQTISNLYLALENDLEIIPILNKIDLPSANPEEVTDEIMGLIGCKYEDVLRVSGKTGEGVHDLLEQIVKRVPPPVGDPDAPLQALIFDSVYNPFRGIEAYFKVVNGRISKNEKIKFFATGKEYGADEVGTLKLKQVPKKTVECGDVGYIISGIKDAREVKVGDTITSFVNPAAAAIDGFEEVKPMVFAGIYPIESEDFEELRFSLEKLRLNDASLVFEPESSAALGFGFRCGFLGMLHMEIVQERLDREFNMDVITTVPNVSYLGYSKREPDVSILINNPSEMIDPNLLDRVEEPYIKASIITKSDFVGSVMTLCIEKRGEIVNQSYLTADRVELTFNMPLAEVVFDFYDRLKSISKGYASFDYSPIGMRASKLVKMDILINGDMVDALSSLIHDSNAYYIGKKMCEKLRELIPRQQFDIAVQAALGAKVIARETIKALRKDVTAKCYGGDISRKRKLLEKQKEGKKKMKQIGRVEVPQSAFMAVLKLND; encoded by the coding sequence ATGAAAAACATACGAAATTTTTGCATAATCGCCCATATTGACCACGGTAAATCTACTTTGGCAGATCGTCTTTTGGAGTATACCAACACGGTGACTCAGAGAGAATTACAATCTCAGACGCTTGATGATATGGATTTGGAAAAAGAACGTGGGATCACGATAAAATCTCACGCCATCCAGATGGATTATGAGCTTAATGGCGAAAAATATATCTTAAACCTTATTGATACACCGGGACACGTAGATTTTTCTTACGAAGTTTCCCGTTCGATCGCGGCTTGTGAAGGTGCACTTCTTATTGTAGATGCTGCTCAAAGTATTCAGGCACAAACGATTAGTAATTTATATTTAGCATTAGAAAATGACCTGGAAATTATTCCAATTCTAAATAAAATTGACCTTCCGTCTGCCAATCCTGAAGAAGTTACCGACGAAATTATGGGACTGATCGGCTGTAAATACGAGGATGTTCTTCGTGTTTCAGGTAAAACAGGTGAAGGAGTTCACGATTTGTTAGAGCAGATTGTAAAAAGAGTTCCGCCACCAGTTGGAGACCCTGATGCGCCACTTCAGGCTTTGATTTTTGACTCTGTTTATAATCCTTTCAGAGGAATTGAAGCGTATTTTAAAGTGGTTAACGGTAGAATTTCTAAAAACGAAAAGATTAAATTTTTCGCGACTGGAAAAGAGTATGGAGCAGACGAAGTAGGGACTTTGAAACTGAAGCAGGTTCCGAAGAAAACTGTAGAATGTGGGGATGTAGGTTACATTATTTCCGGGATTAAAGATGCCCGTGAAGTAAAAGTAGGAGATACCATTACTTCTTTCGTAAATCCTGCAGCTGCTGCGATTGACGGATTTGAAGAAGTAAAGCCAATGGTTTTTGCCGGTATTTATCCAATCGAATCTGAAGATTTTGAAGAATTGAGATTCTCACTTGAAAAATTGAGATTAAATGATGCTTCTTTGGTTTTCGAACCTGAAAGTTCTGCAGCGCTTGGTTTTGGTTTCCGTTGCGGATTCTTAGGAATGCTTCACATGGAAATCGTGCAGGAAAGATTGGATAGAGAATTTAATATGGATGTGATCACGACCGTTCCCAACGTTTCATATTTAGGATATTCTAAAAGAGAGCCGGACGTTTCGATTTTAATCAATAACCCTTCTGAAATGATTGACCCCAATCTTTTAGACAGAGTAGAAGAGCCTTATATCAAAGCTTCCATCATTACAAAATCTGACTTTGTTGGATCCGTAATGACGCTTTGTATCGAGAAAAGAGGAGAGATCGTTAACCAAAGTTATCTAACGGCAGACCGGGTAGAATTGACCTTTAATATGCCATTGGCTGAGGTTGTTTTCGACTTCTATGACCGTTTGAAATCTATTTCTAAAGGTTATGCGTCATTCGATTATTCGCCAATTGGGATGCGTGCTTCGAAATTGGTAAAAATGGACATCCTGATCAACGGAGATATGGTGGATGCTTTATCGTCATTAATTCACGATTCTAATGCTTATTACATAGGTAAAAAGATGTGTGAGAAACTTCGTGAACTGATCCCTAGACAACAGTTTGATATCGCAGTTCAGGCAGCTTTGGGAGCTAAAGTTATCGCAAGAGAAACGATCAAAGCTTTGAGAAAAGACGTTACCGCAAAATGTTACGGTGGTGATATTTCGAGAAAGAGAAAATTGCTAGAAAAGCAGAAGGAAGGGAAGAAGAAAATGAAGCAGATCGGTAGAGTAGAAGTGCCTCAATCGGCGTTTATGGCTGTTTTGAAGCTGAATGATTAA
- a CDS encoding SIR2 family NAD-dependent protein deacylase, with translation MKKLTILSGAGISAESGIKTFRDGDGLWENHSLTDVASPEGWRKDRELVLEFYNQRRRQLHEVEPNDAHKLIAELEKHFEVQIITQNIDDLHERAGSKNIIHLHGELFKSCSCNNKSLIYEQKDDIKIGDKAEDGAQLRPFIVWFGEDVPLMKEATEKAKEADVFLVIGTSLQVYPAAGLIHEIKDDCLLIVINPNETGFGYGQRAVLMKETATKGMKLLFDKLVNLA, from the coding sequence ATGAAAAAACTAACCATATTAAGCGGTGCAGGAATTAGCGCCGAAAGCGGAATAAAAACATTCAGAGACGGAGATGGTCTTTGGGAAAATCACAGTTTAACGGATGTGGCAAGTCCGGAAGGCTGGAGAAAAGACCGAGAATTGGTTCTGGAATTTTACAACCAAAGACGACGCCAGCTTCATGAAGTAGAACCCAATGATGCACACAAATTAATAGCAGAATTAGAAAAACATTTTGAGGTTCAAATTATCACTCAAAACATCGATGATTTACACGAAAGAGCTGGTTCAAAAAATATCATTCATCTTCACGGAGAATTGTTTAAATCTTGTTCGTGCAATAATAAAAGCTTGATTTATGAACAAAAAGATGACATTAAAATTGGCGACAAAGCAGAAGACGGAGCGCAATTGCGTCCTTTTATCGTTTGGTTCGGGGAAGATGTTCCTTTGATGAAAGAAGCAACAGAAAAAGCAAAAGAAGCAGATGTTTTTTTGGTAATCGGAACTTCTCTGCAGGTGTATCCGGCGGCTGGATTAATCCACGAAATCAAAGATGACTGCTTGTTGATTGTGATCAATCCTAACGAAACAGGTTTTGGGTACGGACAAAGAGCTGTTTTAATGAAAGAGACCGCAACAAAGGGAATGAAATTGTTATTTGATAAGCTTGTAAATCTAGCCTAA
- a CDS encoding adenylosuccinate synthetase, with the protein MKTAQIIIGLGFGDEGKGITTDFLAQQNPESVVIRFSGGQQAAHTVMMDDRKHIHSSFASGALRGLPSYFTEHCTIHPTFLFNESEELKQKNGSIELHIHPLAKVTTPFDVFSNRKNVRNLEHGTCGKGVGATMKRNESPFKLFATDLIAPRPMLIEKLKGIANYYGFEEGEEIQNALQDFLEAIDNIDWKIEGYSYLNSFNHLIFEGSQGILLDMDHGVFPNVTFANTTSKNAYEVCKLLKIENIEMFYVTRSYSTRHGSGWMSNEKELALKNNEEETCIFNEYQKDLRFGNLDYDLLNYALKLDEAYVVANKKNLVVTCLDQLDEEFKIENIDVNFDEVYGSYSPYSKDFRRIT; encoded by the coding sequence ATGAAAACAGCACAAATAATTATAGGCTTAGGTTTTGGTGATGAAGGAAAAGGTATCACTACAGATTTTCTGGCTCAGCAAAATCCTGAGTCTGTAGTTATTCGTTTTTCAGGCGGTCAACAGGCGGCGCATACCGTGATGATGGATGACAGAAAGCACATTCATTCAAGTTTTGCAAGCGGAGCACTGCGGGGTTTGCCTTCTTATTTTACGGAGCACTGTACGATTCACCCGACTTTTTTATTTAACGAAAGCGAAGAATTAAAACAGAAAAACGGAAGTATTGAACTTCATATTCACCCATTGGCAAAAGTAACTACTCCTTTTGATGTTTTCAGCAACAGAAAAAATGTCAGAAACTTAGAACACGGAACCTGCGGAAAAGGAGTCGGAGCAACGATGAAAAGAAATGAAAGTCCGTTTAAGTTATTTGCCACTGATTTGATTGCTCCAAGACCAATGTTGATAGAAAAATTAAAAGGAATCGCAAATTATTACGGTTTTGAAGAAGGAGAGGAGATTCAAAATGCTTTACAGGATTTTTTAGAAGCCATCGATAATATTGATTGGAAAATTGAAGGTTACTCTTATCTGAATTCCTTTAACCATCTTATTTTTGAAGGAAGTCAGGGCATTTTATTGGATATGGATCATGGTGTTTTCCCGAACGTGACTTTTGCGAATACCACTTCAAAAAATGCGTACGAAGTTTGTAAATTGTTGAAGATTGAAAATATAGAAATGTTTTACGTCACAAGATCTTATTCAACCCGTCACGGAAGCGGATGGATGAGTAATGAAAAGGAGTTGGCTTTAAAAAACAATGAAGAGGAAACCTGTATTTTTAATGAATATCAAAAGGATCTTCGCTTTGGAAATTTAGATTATGACTTATTAAATTATGCTCTTAAATTGGATGAAGCTTATGTTGTTGCCAACAAGAAAAATCTGGTTGTGACTTGTCTAGATCAATTGGATGAGGAATTTAAAATAGAAAATATTGATGTAAATTTTGATGAGGTTTATGGATCTTATTCTCCGTATTCAAAGGATTTTAGAAGAATTACTTGA
- a CDS encoding RNA 2'-phosphotransferase — protein sequence MNEQHKKKLSKFLSYVLRHHPELINLNLDENGWADVDELITKSKRDSYEGFTFEELDEIVQTNEKKRFAFNEDKTRIRASQGHSVEINLALIPQQPPEFLYHGTAQSNIESILEKGIEKRSRQHVHLSQDKETATSVGMRHGKPIILTIKTKVMFKDGIEFYLSENNVWLTDFVDAKYISR from the coding sequence ATGAACGAACAACATAAGAAAAAATTAAGCAAATTCCTGAGCTATGTTCTCAGGCATCATCCCGAACTCATCAATTTGAATTTGGATGAAAATGGATGGGCAGATGTTGATGAATTAATCACAAAATCAAAAAGAGATTCTTATGAAGGCTTTACCTTTGAAGAATTAGATGAAATCGTACAAACTAACGAAAAAAAGCGTTTTGCTTTTAATGAAGATAAAACAAGAATCAGAGCCAGTCAGGGACATTCAGTTGAGATTAATCTGGCTTTAATTCCACAACAACCACCTGAATTTTTGTATCACGGAACAGCTCAAAGTAATATCGAATCTATTTTAGAAAAAGGTATTGAGAAAAGAAGCCGCCAACACGTTCATTTAAGTCAAGATAAAGAAACTGCTACCAGCGTAGGAATGCGCCACGGAAAACCAATTATTCTTACTATTAAAACAAAAGTAATGTTCAAAGACGGAATAGAATTTTATCTTTCCGAAAATAATGTTTGGCTGACAGATTTTGTTGATGCAAAATACATTTCGAGATGA
- a CDS encoding macro domain-containing protein, producing the protein METINYLKGDATNPHIKGNKIIIHICNDIGGWGKGFVMAISKRWKQPETEYREWFKNKQNFHLGEIQIVQVEQDVWVCNMIGQHKTISNSKGIAPIRYEAVEKCLEKLTDEALKLNTIVHMPRIGCGLAGGNWEEIEPIIERTMLKNNVEVYVYDFE; encoded by the coding sequence ATGGAAACTATAAATTATTTAAAAGGAGATGCAACAAATCCTCATATAAAAGGAAATAAAATCATCATTCATATCTGCAACGATATCGGAGGCTGGGGAAAAGGTTTTGTAATGGCAATTTCTAAAAGATGGAAGCAACCAGAAACTGAATATAGAGAATGGTTTAAAAATAAACAAAATTTCCATCTTGGAGAAATTCAAATAGTTCAAGTTGAACAAGATGTTTGGGTTTGTAATATGATCGGTCAACATAAAACGATCTCAAATTCCAAAGGAATAGCTCCAATTAGATATGAAGCTGTAGAAAAATGTTTAGAGAAATTAACTGATGAAGCTTTAAAATTAAATACAATTGTACATATGCCAAGAATCGGTTGCGGTTTAGCAGGAGGAAATTGGGAAGAAATTGAACCGATTATTGAAAGAACAATGTTGAAAAATAATGTGGAAGTATATGTTTACGATTTTGAATAA